CTTATGCTTAAGTAATTCGACGACTAAAACATGACGCCATAATTGCTGATAGAATAGACTCAGGTCAAAATCGTTCTCGGTCAGAAACTTCAAAAGCCATGAGTCAGAGAGATATCCGAGCGAAAGATTCTCCGGATGGACATCAACGACCTGCTCATGTGTTTCTTTAATTCGCCTTATTAAAGCAGATTTTCCACTTCCGATACGACCGACGATGACAGAAGTGGAACTCGATGGGGCTAGGACGCTATCCAGCAGCCCGGTATCAAGAAAGCAATCATTGAAGTACTCATCATCATACTCAGCCGATGCCTTCCCGAGGCTGGCATGGCGCGGAATGACTTGGTTCACTATCGCTACTCCGCCGCAACACCCTTCGCACCGGCTCCGCTCTGACCAAACATATCCGGCCCGGCATCTTCCACGCTATCGTCCTCGTTTGATGCCTTCGCCTTCTGGCGCTTGTCGAAGCTGGACCATACGTCCTGCCAGTTGCCCGTCGTCGCGCCCTTGGAATATTCCGTTGCGCGGGTTTCGAAGAAGTTGGCGTGCTCCACGCCGTTCAGCAGCGGGGCGAGCCAGGGCAGGGGGTGGTCTTCCACCATGTAGATGCTCGGCAGGCCCAGCTGGCCCAGGCGCCAGTCGGCGATGTAGCGGATGTAGCGCTTGATTTCCTTGGCCGTCATGCCGGGCACGGGGCCATCCTCGAAAGCGAGGTCGATAAAGGCGTCTTCCAGCCGCACCGTCTTCTGGCACATATCCATGATGTCTTCCTTCACCGCCTTGGTGAGGCAGTCGCGCTCGGCGCAGAAGGCGTGGAACAGGCGGGTGATGCCTTCGCAGTGCAGGCTCTCGTCGCGCACCGACCAGCTGACGATCTGGCCCATGCCCTTCATCTTGTTGAAGCGCGGGAAGTTCATCAGCATGGCGAAGCTGGCGAAGAGCTGCAGCCCCTCGGTAAAGCCGCCGAACATGGCCAGCGTGCGGGCAATGTCCTCGTCCGTATCGACGCCGAATTCCTGCAGGTAATCGTGCTTGTCCTTCATCTCCTCATATTCGAGGAACATGCCGTATTCGCTTTCGGGCATGCCGATCGTGTCGAGCAGGTGTGAATAGGCGGCGATATGCACCGTCTCCATGTTGGAGAAGGACGCCAGCATCATCTTGATCTCTACCGGCTTGAAGACCGTGCCGTATTTCTCGTGGTAGCAATCCTGCACCTCGATATCGGCCTGGGTGAAGAAGCGGAAGATTTGCGTGAGCAGATTGCGCTCGTGATCGGTGAGGGTCTGCGCCCAGTCGCGGCAATCCTCGCCCAGCGGCACTTCCTCGGGCATCCAGTGGATCTGCTGCTGCCGCTTCCAGAAGTCGTAGGCCCACGGATATTCAAAGGGCTTGTAGGTCTTGCGGGCTTCGAGCAACGACATCTGGTATCTCCGGTTTCTGGCGCGAACGACGGATATAGTGAATCACGGGCGTGATTCGATAGCAAGGCCGGACTTTGTTTCGGGGATAACGCGGGGAAAAGGGCGCGGGCTTTGGGCCGTATCAGAACGCCCAGGCAACAATGGCGATGAAGCCGAGCACCGTCATGTCAGCCGCAAAGCCGGCCTTTGCGTCGAAGGGCACGTCCATTTCGGGCAGGCCGCTATCATCGTCGTCGCGCTTCTGCACGTGATCGGGCCAAAAGCGTTCTTCCAGCTTTCCGAAGCCATAGTCGATGGCCCAGATTGCGAGGAAAGCGAGCGGGATGAGCCAGAAACCGTTCTCGAAGCTGTCGGCAAGCCTTGGTATGGCCAAGCTCATTGCCCCGAGGACCAGCCCGAAAAACAGGCGCGGCCAGCGGAAGGGCGGCGGCTGCTCTTCCTCCGCCATGGCGAGCGCCGCGCGGTCCCTGGCGAAGGCCCCGCCGTCGGCCGCCAATGCGCGCTCCACCTTCCAGCGTTCGAAGCGGAAGCGCAGGTGCGGCCAGATACCCAGCACCAGCCCGACCGAGGCACCGGCCGCGAGAAACCACAGGTCCGACGTCTCGAACAGCGTGTTCAGGTCTATGGCGAGTCCCATCGCAGGCGGGTGTGCGCGTGCGGCCCGCCTGGGTCAAGCATGCGACCGGCGTCCGGAACAGGCAGGGCGCCCCGCCCGTTGAACGGACAAAGCAAACCTTACCGGAGATACCCCATGGGCCAGTACGAACCCGAAGACAGCCGCGTCGTGACGCATAGCAAGAAGCCCGATGCCGCAGGCCTTACTGCCACCGGCGCACGCGAAGACGAAGCGCGGCGCAAGGCGGCGCAAGGCGATGGCGATGTGGCTCTGCCCGATGCCATTCACACCACTCCGGCGCGGGGCGAGAAGGATGAGGACGCGCGCAACCCGTCCTACAATGGCGCGATGCGCGAGCGCGAGGAGAAAATTCGGAAGGACTAGGTCCGCCTTCAGACGCTCCAGACATAAGCGACGGCCAAGGCGATCACGACAAACCCGATCCAGTTGAGCACCGTCCCCACGCCGTCGTTCACTCGCCCCCAGATGGATTGCCGCCCGGAGGCTTGCCGCGCGTCGGGGACGGTCGACGCTAGCGCAAAGATCATGACGGCCAGCGCCAATTCCGCGAGGAAGCTGGCTAACGCAGCATGAAAAATCGATCTGTCGGCAAAGACATATAGAGCAACACCGATACTCAGCGATATCGGAAAATGCGCCACACGCAGCACGCGTAGAACCATTTTCATCGATATGCTGCGCCGTCGATGCGGTGCAGAAGTCATCCTCAGTCGGGGTCTTTCTTGACCCAGCGTAGGATTTCCAGCGCGATCAGGATGGGCGTGGACCACAGCCATGTCATCAAGGCCGCCTCGCGCCAACCGCGCGTTTCCGGCAAGCGCGGCGAACACTGGTAGATTTCCAGCAAATTCACCGGCGTGCAAGTGGAGGGCCAATAGGCGCCTGCATAAAGATACAGGCCCAGCCCCAGCCACGCCAGCTGCGAGACATACAGCACGACGTAACGCGAGATGTTCACCTCGCCATAACCGTGATGCGTCGGAAAACGCTTTGATCCGCCCTTGCTCATGGCATCCGCCATATCCCGTAAGTGGTTAACATCGCGTCACCACGCGACGGTTTCGCGCCAATTGCGTGCGGCGCGGATTGCGCAATGCGGGGCTGTCGTCCAAGAAGCGGCGATGGCCCTGCCTCCGCGCCTTCGCGCCTATCTTGACCGGATCGGAATGGCAGAGCCCCCTTCGCTCGATGCAGGAGGGCTATGCGCCATACAAGCTGCGCACCGGCGAGCGATCCCGTTCGAAAATCTGTCCGTCCGCATGGGCGGCAGCGTTTCAAGCGAAGCAGACACAGTGTTCGACAAGCTGGTAACGCAAGAGCGCGGCGGCTTCTGCTTTGAACATAACCGCCTCTTTGCCGACATGCTGGCGCTCGCCGGTTTCTCGTGCCGCCTGCTGCTGGCGCGCGTCCTGCTCGGCAATCCGGAGGCGATGCCGCCGCGCACCCATTGCCTGCTGCTGGTGGCGCTGGAGGACGGCGACTGGATCGCCGATGCGGGGTTCGGCGGCGCCTATGCCCCGCCAATGCCACTGGCCGACGGTGCCGAAGCGCAATCGCGCGACGGAGCCCTTCACAGGCTCCGGCACTGCGCCGATGAAGGCGCGCTGCCGGGGAGCTGGCTTCTCCATCGCAAAGGCCCGCGCCTTGCCGGCGATGGGCGCGCTCAAAGCGACGATGCGTGGGAACCGCAATATGCTTTCGACATGGCGATGGTGGCCGAGGCAGACCTCGCCATAGGCTGCCATTGGTCGGCGACGCACCCGACATCGCGCTTCACCAATCACACCATCGTGAGCCTCTGCCTGCCCGATGGCTTTGCGAGCATGGTCGACCGCGACCTGACCGTGTGGCGCAAAGGCCATGAGGTGGATCGACGAAAGGTTGTCGACGCCGATGAATATCGCGATGTGCTTGAGGCGCACTTCGGCCTCGCAATGGGCCCGGCGGATATTGCCCGCCTGCCGCTATTTCCTGCCTAGGGCGACGCGGCCCAGCTTAGCACAATGGCCAGGCCGAACATGGCCGCGCCCACCAGCATCAGCAGCGGCGCCTGCTGGCGGGCCTTCGCCGCCTTGTCGGCATCCTTCACGAATTTAGTCCCGCCCAGCATGAAGAAGAGCCCGGCCAGGAAAATTCCCAGTCCGCCATATGTCAGCATCGCGTATTCCCTCCTGTCGATGTCGAACCGGAGCGACACTGCGCGGGCCTGTGCCCGGTGGCGATGCCACGCTTATGGCGTCCCTCGTGAAGACAAACCGCGCCCTGCCCGCGACGAAATGCGGAACGCAAATCGGCCTCTCCCCGTTGATATGTTGAAACATGGGCACGACGTGCTCCGGGCAGGAAAGAGAGAGCCAAGGCCCGCCACAAACCGCTTTCTGTCGCTCCGCGAGGACGGCAGCAAAAGGAGCCCGGCGCTCGCAAAGCCTCAAGGAGGCTGGCGAGGCCGGGTTCCACGTTTTTGGCTAGATGCTTTTCGCTAGCGGCGTTTCGATCCGAAGACACTGCCCCCGCCCAGCACGGTTATGCCGAGGAAGAACCCGAAATCGTACCAGCCGCCGCGATTGGGAACGGCATACACCGCGATATCGCTGTCGAAGAGCGAACCGATCCACGCGAACGGGAAGACGAAGCCATGCCACAGGCCCCACCAGAAGCCGGGCGCGCCCGCTTCCCGGCTGACGCCCGCATCGACCTGGCTGGCGCAGGCCGTCACCACAAGAGCAGCCATGGCGACTAGTGCGATGCGCGCGGTGCGTTTGGTTCTGTCCCGCATCGTCATACCGGCCTGATGTAGATGGCAAAGGCCGCCATCAGCAGCATGGCGAGGCCCATCACGAAGAATTTCTGCCCACCCGGCTTGTCGCCCGATCGCAGCAGCACCGCCCCGCGCCACGCATTGACCAGCGCGAGCACGGCGACGACCACGATGGCGGAGAGGAAAAGCGTGTCATTGTCCATTGGCCAGTATTTTGCGCGATAATCGCGTCTGGCTCAAGGCTCGTCGGCGTCGACCGGAATACCGCGCGGGGCAAGCTCGCTCTCGCCATGATCCAGCACATCGACCACCGCATCGGTAACGGCGATCACCAGCGCGATGACCATGCAGATGATACCGGAAATGCGCCAGATACGCTGCTGGCGCGGATCGCTGCGCTTCTTCGCCTGCACCGTCAGCATCAGGCCAAGCAGCACGATCAGGATGATGGCGAGATAGGACATTGGGTTAATCCTGTTGGTGCAAGAGCAGCGCCACGGTTGTCAGCATGAGGATCGCTGCGGTGAACATCATGTGCCGCGATCCGCGCGTTTTCTCGCCATCGCGGATCAGCACAGCTCCGCGCCACGCATTCGCCACCGCCAGCACGCCGCCGACCATGATGATGCTGAGCCAGAGGGTGCGTTGGTCCACTTTATGGGTCCTTCGAGAGATGCGCGCTGATAGTGTGTAGCACGCCATCGCAGTTCTGTAGGACCTCGTTGTTCCAGAAACGGATGACGGTGAAGCCCTCGCTTTCCAAGTATCTCGTGCGCTGCGCATCCTGCGCTTCCTGTGCGGCATGCTGACCGCCATCGACTTCGATGATGACTTTGTGTCGATGGGAAAGAAAGTCGGCGATTTAGCGCCCAACCGGAGACTGACGTCGAAACTTAGCGTCCGGAAAACTGCGACGTATTCCGCGCCAGAGTTTCTTTTCGGCATCGGTGGCGTTTTTACGAAGTTCGCGTGCCCGCTCGACTGCACCGGCAGGTGCGGTGTCATAGCCTTTCATGCCCTCACCCTTTCGCGGCTGCGCCGCTCTTTCCCTCTCCCGCCGGGAGAGGGAGGGGCCCGCCGCGAAGCGGTGGGAGGGTGAGGTTTACTGGCAGGCCAGACACTCGTCGTAATCGGTGCTTTCGCCGGCGCTCAGCTCGAACTTGGTGGCCTCGGCAGTGTTATCCGCTTCCACGCCGCCGGCAAAGCCTGCGCGCTGCACGCTCTTGCTCCGCAGGTAATAGAGCGACTTGATGCCCTTTTCCCATGCCTGGAAGTGCAGCATCATCAGGTCCCACTTGTCGACATCGGCGGGGATGAAGAGGTTCAGCGACTGGGCCTGGTCGATATATTCGGACCGGTCGGCGGCAAATTCCAGCAGCCAGCGCTGGTCGATCTCGAAGCTCGTCTTGAACGCGCTCTTTTCCTCGTCGGTGAGGAAATCGAGATGCTGCACACTGCCGCCTTTTTCGAGGATCGAGTTCCAGACATTGGTCGAGTTCTTGCTCTTCTTGTCGAGTACCTTTTCCAGATACGGGTTCTTCACGATGAAGCTGCCCGACAGCGTCTTATGCGTGTAGATATTGGCCGGGATCGGTTCGATGCAGGCGCTGGTGCCGCCGCAAATGATGCTGATGGAGGCGGTCGGGGCGATCGCCATCTTGCAGCTGAAACGCTCCATCGCGCCCATTTCCTCGGCATCCGGGCACGCGCCGCGTTCCTGCGCCAGCACCATGCTGGCTTCGCTCGCCTTGCCGTGAATGTGCTTAAACATCTTCAGGTTCCACACCTTGGCCATCGGGCTTTCAAAGCCGATGCCCTTGCTCTGCAGGAAGGAGTGGAAACCCATCACGCCCATGCCCACGCTGCGTTCGCGCATGGCGGAATATTTGGCGCGGGCCATCTCTTCGGGCGCGCGGTCGATATAGTCCTGCAGCACGTTGTCGAGGAAGCGCATCACATCCTCGATAAAGGTCTTGTCGCCGTTCCACTCGTCCCATTTCTCGAGGTTGAGCGAGGACAGGCAGCACACCGCCGTACGGTCATTGCCAAGGTGGTCGATGCCGGTCGGCAGGGTGATTTCGCTGCACAAATTGGAGGTCGAGACCTTCAGGCCCAGGTCGCGGTGATGCTTGGGCATCATGCGGTTCACCGTGTCGGAGAACACGATATAGGGCTCGCCCGTGGCAAGCCGCGTCTCGACCAGTTTCTGGAACAGGCTGCGCGCGTCGACTTGGCCGCGCACGCTGCCATCCTTGGGCGATTTGAGATCGAATTTCTCGCCCGCGCGCACCGCTTCCATGAACTCGTCGGTCAGCAGCACGCCGTGGTGCAGGTTCAGCGCCTTGCGGTTGAAATCACCCGAGGGTTTGCGGATTTCGAGGAATTCCTCGATTTCGGGGTGGCTGACATCGAGATAGCAGGCCGCCGAACCGCGGCGCAGCGAGCCTTGCGAGATCGCCAGCGTCAGGCTGTCCATCACCCGCACGAAGGGGATGATGCCGCTGGTCTTGCCGTTCAGGCCGACAGGCTCGCCAATGCCGCGCACATTGCCCCAATAGGTGCCGATGCCGCCGCCCTTGCTGGCGAGCCACACATTTTCGTTCCACGTGCCGACAATGCCATCAAGGCTGTCCGACACGGAATTGAGATAGCAGGAGATCGGGAGGCCGCGATTGGTGCCGCCATTCGACAGCACGGGCGTTGCCGGCATGAACCACAGGTTGGAGATGTAGTCGTACAGGCGCTGGGCGTGGTCCTGGTCGTCCGCATAAGCATCGGCCACGCGGGCGAACAGATCCTGGTAGCTTTCGTTTGGCAGCAGGTAGCGATCGGTGAGCGTCTCCTTGCCGAATTCGGTGAGGTTCGCATCGCGCGCTTCATCGGTGACGATGGTGAAGCGGCGCGGATTGACCTTCTTGGAGTCATCACCCGAACTGTCCTTGTCGGCCTTCATCGCAACCGCGACGGCGCCAGCCATGGCACCTGCCGCAGCTTCATCTACCAGCGCATCGCTGCCTGCGTCTTTCTTGTCCATGCTCACTGCCTTTTGTTCGGAACGCGCCGCGGTATTGGCTGCATCGGCCTTGGTTTCAGTGGTGTCTTCCACGCTGTCTTCAAGTCCCATTGCGGCCTCGTCGCTGTTCCGGAATTCCATTTCTTGCCCGCTCCCTGTTGGCATGGGCCGAGGCGGTTTGCGCCTGCTTGCCCTTGCGAATCGTATCTGTTGCCATCGACCCGAAACCGGCATGCTGCCAGCGCGGCGCGATGCGGGCACGAACGGGAATCGGTTTATCCCCTGCCAGCCCGCAATCGCCTTCCCGGATCGGTCCACCAGAGCGACTCCGACCCCGTGGCGCGAAACGTGGCGCGCTAGGTCCAAAGTCTAGGTCTAGTAGGTCGCCCCGGCAAGTCGACCACAACCCCTTGTGAATCAGCCGGGACTCAGGCGCAAGTGGTTAAGTTCGATTTACCGTGCGGATTATCGTTTCGAACAGGTGCATCATGCCAGCAACACGGTGCGACGCGTGGGACATCCACGACTCGCAAAGCGCGCAAGAGGGAAAAGCAATCTGCGGAAAAAAACCTGTTGAAGTGTGTGGTCGTGAATCAAAAGAATCGCATTGCGCAACATTGCATCAAAATTGCGCGCGGGCGGCGTGAGAGGGTTGGCGCAGGGGCCGGGCCTGTGCCACATGAACGCCTGACGGGATGATAAAGGGGTCATAACCATGGTCGTGTTTTTCAAGGCGCTGCCTTTCGGCATTTTCCTGACGCTGATCATAGCCCTGTTCATGGGCTCGGGAGGAACGAGCGGCGGTGTGCTGGCCATCTTTCCGTTCAATGTCACAATTCCCGAAATCGGCATCGACATGACGCTTTACTGGAGCTGGAACCTCTTTCTGGCTTCCACGGCGCTGGCTTTCGCCATCCTGTTCCTGATGGATTAGCGCCGATTTTCAGAATCTGCGCCGGTCGGACGCGCAAGCTGGATGAGCGACAGCGAATTATCGACATCCTCGTCACCGCATTGCATGCGCACGAGCTGGATGCGCCTATCGCCCATTCCTTCAGGCAGACCGTCCGTCGCAAAATCGCAGACGCCCCATTCGGACATCATGCCGGCAAACATCTCGAGAAACAGCTCACGCGTGCTTGCAGTCGACATGCGCGGAGCATCGAACAGGCTTTGTCCGAACACATCCACGGCAGAGCGGGCCCGCGCACGGGCTTGCATCTGCGAGAATGCGAAAATGACATCTCGATCGTATCGTATCGTGAAGCGATCCGGCTCAGCCTCGCCTGTTTCGGGTTGCGGCAGGCGCATGCCGGCATCGCTTGATCCGGCATGAAAAGTCGCCCCGGCATCGGCGATGACGGCAAACGGATCGTGCCAGTACCCGACAGACTGTGTCACAGTCTCATGCCGCTCCAGTGCAGGATCTTCATCGAACACCGTCTGCCGGAGGGCGCGATAGACGAGCCAAGATGTCTCGTCCCCGCTCTCCAAATCGATCCTCACGAGATGGCTTTCGATCTGCAGGTTGTAATATGATCCCATGTTATCGCGCGACGTGCGCAGTACGAAAACGCTATCCGGTCCGATCGCGAAGA
This sequence is a window from Aurantiacibacter gangjinensis. Protein-coding genes within it:
- a CDS encoding ribonucleoside-diphosphate reductase subunit alpha, encoding MEFRNSDEAAMGLEDSVEDTTETKADAANTAARSEQKAVSMDKKDAGSDALVDEAAAGAMAGAVAVAMKADKDSSGDDSKKVNPRRFTIVTDEARDANLTEFGKETLTDRYLLPNESYQDLFARVADAYADDQDHAQRLYDYISNLWFMPATPVLSNGGTNRGLPISCYLNSVSDSLDGIVGTWNENVWLASKGGGIGTYWGNVRGIGEPVGLNGKTSGIIPFVRVMDSLTLAISQGSLRRGSAACYLDVSHPEIEEFLEIRKPSGDFNRKALNLHHGVLLTDEFMEAVRAGEKFDLKSPKDGSVRGQVDARSLFQKLVETRLATGEPYIVFSDTVNRMMPKHHRDLGLKVSTSNLCSEITLPTGIDHLGNDRTAVCCLSSLNLEKWDEWNGDKTFIEDVMRFLDNVLQDYIDRAPEEMARAKYSAMRERSVGMGVMGFHSFLQSKGIGFESPMAKVWNLKMFKHIHGKASEASMVLAQERGACPDAEEMGAMERFSCKMAIAPTASISIICGGTSACIEPIPANIYTHKTLSGSFIVKNPYLEKVLDKKSKNSTNVWNSILEKGGSVQHLDFLTDEEKSAFKTSFEIDQRWLLEFAADRSEYIDQAQSLNLFIPADVDKWDLMMLHFQAWEKGIKSLYYLRSKSVQRAGFAGGVEADNTAEATKFELSAGESTDYDECLACQ
- a CDS encoding ribonucleotide-diphosphate reductase subunit beta, producing MSLLEARKTYKPFEYPWAYDFWKRQQQIHWMPEEVPLGEDCRDWAQTLTDHERNLLTQIFRFFTQADIEVQDCYHEKYGTVFKPVEIKMMLASFSNMETVHIAAYSHLLDTIGMPESEYGMFLEYEEMKDKHDYLQEFGVDTDEDIARTLAMFGGFTEGLQLFASFAMLMNFPRFNKMKGMGQIVSWSVRDESLHCEGITRLFHAFCAERDCLTKAVKEDIMDMCQKTVRLEDAFIDLAFEDGPVPGMTAKEIKRYIRYIADWRLGQLGLPSIYMVEDHPLPWLAPLLNGVEHANFFETRATEYSKGATTGNWQDVWSSFDKRQKAKASNEDDSVEDAGPDMFGQSGAGAKGVAAE
- a CDS encoding arylamine N-acetyltransferase family protein translates to MALPPRLRAYLDRIGMAEPPSLDAGGLCAIQAAHRRAIPFENLSVRMGGSVSSEADTVFDKLVTQERGGFCFEHNRLFADMLALAGFSCRLLLARVLLGNPEAMPPRTHCLLLVALEDGDWIADAGFGGAYAPPMPLADGAEAQSRDGALHRLRHCADEGALPGSWLLHRKGPRLAGDGRAQSDDAWEPQYAFDMAMVAEADLAIGCHWSATHPTSRFTNHTIVSLCLPDGFASMVDRDLTVWRKGHEVDRRKVVDADEYRDVLEAHFGLAMGPADIARLPLFPA